Proteins co-encoded in one Gleimia hominis genomic window:
- a CDS encoding amino acid ABC transporter ATP-binding protein, with protein MGRKQANTTRRTQAGTPLVQIRNVHKSFGNFEALKGVDLDIHEGQVVALVGASGSGKSTLCRCINRLETITSGSIEVDGKPLPQEGKELANIRANIGMVFQSFNLFEHKTALENITLAPIKVRKQKPDAARTTARDLLKRVGLADRADSYPSQLSGGQQQRVAIARCLAMKPRIMLFDEPTSALDPEMITEVLDVISELADDGMTMLIVTHEMGFARHVADKVAFMDDGRIVELDTPEEFFTHPKSERAKDFLSTILGHSNNVGKEK; from the coding sequence ATGGGTAGAAAGCAGGCAAACACCACGCGGAGAACGCAAGCAGGCACTCCTTTAGTGCAGATTCGAAACGTGCATAAGAGCTTCGGTAACTTCGAAGCCCTCAAAGGTGTGGACCTAGATATTCACGAGGGACAAGTCGTCGCCCTAGTGGGCGCCTCCGGTTCCGGCAAGTCCACACTCTGCCGCTGCATCAACCGACTCGAAACCATCACATCGGGTTCCATTGAAGTAGACGGAAAGCCACTACCTCAAGAAGGTAAAGAACTCGCCAACATCCGCGCAAACATCGGAATGGTATTCCAATCCTTCAACCTGTTCGAACACAAAACCGCGCTCGAAAACATAACGCTCGCCCCCATCAAAGTTCGGAAACAAAAACCCGATGCCGCCCGCACCACTGCCCGCGACCTCCTAAAACGCGTGGGCCTAGCAGACCGAGCAGACTCCTACCCCTCGCAACTATCAGGCGGGCAACAACAACGCGTCGCGATCGCCCGGTGCCTCGCAATGAAACCCAGAATCATGCTGTTCGACGAACCCACCTCGGCGCTAGACCCAGAAATGATCACCGAAGTACTCGACGTGATCTCAGAACTAGCTGACGACGGCATGACCATGCTGATCGTCACCCACGAAATGGGATTCGCCCGGCACGTCGCCGACAAAGTCGCATTCATGGACGATGGACGTATCGTAGAACTAGACACGCCTGAAGAATTCTTCACCCACCCCAAGAGCGAACGCGCCAAAGATTTCCTCTCCACCATCTTGGGACACTCAAACAACGTAGGCAAAGAAAAATAG
- a CDS encoding heavy metal translocating P-type ATPase yields MQRIVSFLKRYPELAATLAVGITAAPMAWAHQPWVQWYVSAFALIMAAILAWNMVKEIMAGAWGVDLLAITAIISTVLVGEYWAALIVCLMLSGGEALEDYAGQRARSQLTGLLEGAPTTAHKLDGNDIPTDVAIETIEIGDHLLIRPGEVIPVDGTLQSDTALTEESSLTGEPLPVEHKKGDKILSGGVNGSDAITITATARAADSEYQKIIELVQQAQDSQAPVVRLADRVAVPFTIIAFIIAGVAFWISGDPVRIAQVLVVATPCPLLIAAPVAFLAGMNRAAKEGIIIKDSGTLERLAKIQTIAIDKTGTLTHGHPELIRILIDQNFDAQDVLAKAAAVETHSSHPLAAAVVTAAQELGTPTPPATGVSEKTGKGVIGTVSGQLVEVGSGRWLDQNQRAPEPQAGQILIHIRIDNQWAGAFVMQDVLRKDAKTTIETFKNSGVEHVMMITGDGETTAKSIAHEVGIDEVHASLLPKQKVDTVKTASHPVAAVGDGVNDAPVLATADVGIAMGARGSSAASESADVVVMHDDIYRASRTITIGKRTMRVAMQAIGIGIGLSILLMIIGAAGIMPAVVGAFMQEIVDLACILWALLAARPSKEEIPVEDVLAANSQNTKRTEYRSLSELVERA; encoded by the coding sequence ATGCAAAGAATTGTTAGCTTCCTAAAACGCTACCCAGAACTAGCGGCAACCCTCGCGGTCGGAATCACCGCAGCCCCCATGGCGTGGGCACACCAGCCGTGGGTCCAATGGTACGTCTCCGCATTCGCACTCATCATGGCTGCAATCCTTGCGTGGAACATGGTTAAAGAAATCATGGCTGGCGCATGGGGCGTCGACCTGCTCGCAATCACCGCAATCATCTCCACCGTCCTCGTAGGCGAATACTGGGCCGCCCTAATCGTCTGCCTCATGCTGTCCGGCGGTGAAGCCCTAGAAGACTACGCTGGTCAACGTGCCCGCAGCCAACTCACCGGACTCCTCGAAGGCGCTCCCACCACCGCACACAAACTAGACGGCAACGACATCCCCACCGACGTCGCAATCGAAACCATCGAAATCGGCGACCACCTCCTCATCCGCCCCGGTGAAGTCATCCCCGTAGACGGCACTTTGCAATCCGACACAGCACTAACCGAAGAATCCTCCCTCACGGGCGAACCACTTCCCGTCGAACACAAAAAAGGCGACAAAATTCTCTCCGGCGGAGTAAACGGTTCCGACGCCATCACCATCACCGCCACCGCCCGCGCCGCAGACTCCGAATACCAAAAGATAATCGAACTCGTTCAACAAGCGCAGGACTCACAAGCTCCCGTGGTGCGACTCGCAGACCGCGTAGCTGTTCCCTTCACCATCATCGCGTTCATAATCGCAGGGGTAGCCTTCTGGATATCCGGAGACCCAGTGCGCATCGCCCAAGTGCTCGTAGTAGCCACCCCCTGCCCACTCCTCATCGCCGCGCCCGTCGCCTTCCTCGCAGGCATGAACCGAGCCGCAAAAGAAGGCATCATCATCAAAGACTCCGGCACCCTCGAACGCCTCGCAAAAATCCAAACCATTGCGATCGACAAAACCGGAACACTCACCCACGGACACCCCGAACTCATCCGCATCCTAATCGACCAAAATTTCGACGCCCAAGACGTGCTCGCAAAAGCCGCGGCAGTGGAAACCCACTCCTCTCACCCGCTCGCAGCCGCAGTCGTCACCGCCGCACAAGAACTCGGCACCCCGACTCCACCCGCCACCGGCGTGTCAGAAAAAACTGGTAAAGGCGTAATCGGCACCGTCAGTGGTCAACTCGTCGAAGTGGGCTCTGGCCGCTGGCTCGACCAAAACCAACGCGCCCCCGAACCTCAAGCCGGACAAATCCTCATCCACATACGCATTGACAACCAGTGGGCCGGTGCGTTCGTAATGCAAGACGTGTTACGCAAGGATGCGAAAACCACAATTGAAACCTTCAAAAACTCCGGGGTGGAACACGTCATGATGATCACCGGTGACGGTGAAACCACCGCAAAGTCCATCGCCCACGAAGTGGGAATCGACGAAGTGCACGCCTCCCTACTGCCCAAACAGAAAGTGGACACCGTTAAAACCGCTTCCCATCCCGTAGCCGCAGTTGGTGACGGCGTCAACGACGCCCCAGTGCTCGCCACCGCAGACGTGGGAATCGCGATGGGCGCACGCGGCTCCTCCGCCGCCTCCGAATCCGCCGACGTAGTGGTAATGCACGACGACATCTACCGCGCATCCCGCACCATCACCATCGGCAAACGCACCATGCGCGTCGCCATGCAAGCAATCGGCATTGGGATCGGCCTATCGATACTACTGATGATCATCGGTGCCGCCGGCATAATGCCCGCCGTGGTCGGTGCATTCATGCAAGAAATCGTTGACCTCGCATGCATCCTCTGGGCCCTGCTCGCCGCCCGCCCCTCCAAAGAAGAAATCCCCGTCGAAGACGTACTGGCCGCCAACTCGCAAAACACGAAACGAACTGAATACCGCTCCCTATCCGAACTCGTTGAACGCGCCTGA
- a CDS encoding ABC transporter substrate-binding protein, with protein MFFPKLRRVCAVAATVLLLAGCSGGGDAGGDKTQDVNADTKAKLNISIWDKNQLPSLNKMIEGFNKKYPKIEVKPSVEDYDNYWLKMRTQAESDNLPDVFWMNGPNFQLYASNGQLAPLEELAKNKQVDKGKYPEALVDLYTYDNKLYGVPKDFDTIGVWYNKKLLKEAGVDEPKDNWSWDEFHDAAVKVGEHFKDKGIHGVVTNIVGSGQTSYYNTVPASGGSILKDGKSGYDSPETIKGLQLWADLIHDGGMPQTKMMSTTWPIDIFSSGKAAMLWDGSWVAGPLKEKLGDDAGDYNVAYLPKVKNMSTVIHGMSWAVSSKTKQMAAAQALAAYLGSEEAQLVDAQMGTAIPAYVGTQDEWLKVAPDWNLKGFIDSAENNSVPYPVSKNTSAWNEKENEILVPAFDAGGSMEDAAKTLASEMNDLLAKEK; from the coding sequence ATGTTTTTCCCTAAATTACGTAGAGTTTGCGCGGTCGCCGCGACTGTGCTGCTTCTTGCCGGGTGTTCCGGAGGAGGTGATGCCGGCGGTGATAAGACTCAGGATGTTAACGCGGACACAAAAGCCAAGCTGAACATTTCCATTTGGGACAAGAACCAGCTTCCATCGCTAAATAAGATGATTGAAGGATTCAACAAAAAGTATCCGAAGATCGAAGTGAAACCGTCGGTAGAGGACTACGACAACTACTGGCTCAAAATGCGTACTCAAGCTGAGAGTGACAATCTCCCAGATGTCTTCTGGATGAACGGTCCAAATTTCCAGCTTTACGCATCAAATGGGCAACTTGCTCCGCTCGAAGAGCTTGCTAAGAATAAGCAAGTAGATAAGGGTAAGTACCCTGAGGCATTAGTTGATTTATACACCTACGATAATAAACTGTATGGCGTTCCCAAGGACTTCGATACCATCGGCGTCTGGTATAACAAGAAGCTTCTGAAAGAGGCCGGAGTTGATGAGCCGAAAGATAACTGGAGTTGGGATGAGTTCCATGACGCAGCAGTAAAAGTGGGTGAGCATTTCAAAGATAAAGGTATCCACGGCGTTGTGACGAATATTGTGGGGTCAGGGCAAACCAGCTATTACAACACGGTTCCTGCGTCTGGAGGATCTATTCTGAAAGATGGGAAGTCCGGTTATGATTCGCCAGAAACCATTAAAGGCCTACAGTTGTGGGCAGATCTCATTCACGATGGGGGTATGCCACAAACGAAAATGATGTCTACCACGTGGCCAATAGATATCTTCTCGTCCGGTAAAGCCGCAATGCTGTGGGATGGCTCCTGGGTAGCTGGCCCTCTTAAAGAAAAACTCGGTGATGATGCTGGAGACTACAACGTAGCTTACTTACCAAAAGTTAAGAACATGTCGACAGTAATCCATGGCATGTCGTGGGCCGTGTCATCAAAAACCAAGCAAATGGCTGCGGCTCAAGCACTTGCGGCATACTTAGGGTCTGAAGAGGCCCAGCTCGTTGATGCACAAATGGGAACAGCAATTCCGGCATATGTAGGAACTCAAGATGAGTGGCTGAAGGTTGCTCCGGATTGGAATCTCAAGGGCTTTATCGACTCTGCGGAGAATAACTCAGTTCCATACCCCGTTTCTAAAAATACATCGGCGTGGAACGAGAAAGAGAACGAAATTCTCGTGCCCGCGTTTGATGCAGGCGGCTCAATGGAGGACGCCGCTAAGACGCTTGCTTCAGAGATGAATGATCTTTTAGCTAAAGAAAAGTAG
- a CDS encoding ROK family protein yields MGFAEDISPAAASVAQVLHARGSATISQLVERLDSSRPTVKAALDALIQRGVVDELEENVATSGRPASKYRLVAGSMLTLGVWLMDNRIGFSLAGLDGAVLRVHTGTLDSTLSREARFERVVKAANEFLQGDEPELVSVAVTGVVDGGVVSRSEMVPQWANFPLKKRLEDVFNCDVLVNNNLNLVALAEYSARPGGADSGLLYVDIGQAVNTGLVIDGRIHEGVGGSAGEIADFLGAELNAHAGQADALTRTRRIALSIGAVCAVVRPECVVLGAADLVDGEQVEEVKRELTRMHRNGAPSIPIVGNAFGAEAALVGATVLGVEQLVQRLFGAPAVVRLKPESVSTVRAAFPSVALSGPVGSQRRLRVAVIGAGARSSFALEVERAELNAQIVLVCDPHPLAKQRVRQQLGRDIPVVKTIAEVVDADIDCAFVLTPDFTHAEVSIALLEAGVAVYLEKPMAISVEDATRILDVAYRTGTRLYVGHNMRHMAVVRAMRDVVTSGVIGDIKAIWCRHFVGNGGDYYFKDWHADRSKSNSLLLQKGAHDIDVMHWLGGSYTKVVTAMGQQSLYSQIEDRADRSDQLMGEFFSLENWPPLSQKGLNEIVDVEDLYMVNMRFNNDVLASYVQCHYTPDYWRNYTVIGTDGRLENFGDSDGGVVKVWTRRTTYSAKADLEIPIVGDERGHNDADRKKVAEFINFIRGRASIDANPINAWNAVAVGDLATQSLRNNSELKTVPELPEKLLQYYANNQAISPMR; encoded by the coding sequence ATGGGTTTCGCGGAAGACATTAGCCCTGCTGCGGCGTCGGTAGCGCAGGTTTTGCATGCGCGGGGATCTGCCACTATAAGCCAGTTGGTGGAACGCTTGGATAGCTCGCGACCTACTGTTAAAGCGGCGTTGGATGCGTTGATTCAGCGTGGCGTGGTGGATGAGTTGGAAGAAAACGTGGCTACGTCTGGGCGTCCCGCTTCGAAGTACCGTTTGGTCGCTGGTTCGATGCTCACACTTGGGGTGTGGTTGATGGACAATCGGATCGGGTTTTCTCTGGCGGGTCTGGATGGGGCGGTTTTACGGGTTCACACGGGCACGTTGGATTCGACATTGTCGCGTGAGGCGCGGTTTGAGCGCGTGGTCAAGGCTGCGAATGAGTTTTTGCAAGGCGATGAGCCTGAGTTGGTTTCCGTTGCGGTAACTGGCGTGGTTGATGGGGGAGTTGTTAGTCGTTCTGAGATGGTGCCGCAGTGGGCGAATTTTCCCCTCAAGAAGCGGCTCGAAGACGTGTTTAACTGCGATGTGTTGGTGAATAACAATCTGAATCTTGTGGCGTTGGCGGAGTATTCTGCGCGGCCGGGCGGGGCGGATTCGGGTTTGTTGTATGTGGATATTGGTCAGGCTGTTAACACGGGTTTGGTTATTGATGGGCGGATTCATGAGGGCGTGGGTGGCAGCGCTGGGGAGATAGCGGACTTCCTGGGGGCAGAGCTTAATGCCCATGCGGGGCAGGCGGATGCGTTGACTCGTACCAGAAGAATCGCGTTGTCGATTGGGGCGGTGTGTGCGGTGGTGCGGCCGGAGTGTGTGGTTTTGGGGGCTGCAGACCTGGTGGATGGCGAGCAGGTTGAGGAGGTGAAACGTGAGTTAACGCGCATGCATCGCAATGGGGCGCCGTCGATACCGATTGTGGGGAACGCGTTTGGGGCTGAGGCGGCGTTGGTTGGGGCCACGGTTCTTGGCGTTGAGCAGTTGGTGCAGCGTTTGTTTGGCGCGCCTGCGGTGGTGCGGTTGAAACCGGAGTCGGTGAGTACGGTGCGGGCGGCGTTTCCGTCTGTTGCTTTGAGCGGGCCGGTGGGTTCGCAGCGTCGGCTGCGGGTTGCGGTGATTGGTGCGGGGGCGCGTTCTTCGTTTGCGTTGGAGGTGGAGCGTGCGGAGTTGAATGCGCAGATTGTGTTGGTGTGTGATCCGCATCCACTGGCGAAGCAGCGGGTTAGGCAGCAGTTGGGCCGGGATATTCCTGTAGTTAAGACGATTGCGGAGGTGGTTGATGCGGATATTGATTGTGCTTTTGTGTTGACGCCAGATTTTACGCATGCTGAGGTGTCGATTGCGCTTCTTGAGGCTGGGGTTGCGGTGTATTTGGAGAAGCCGATGGCGATTTCGGTTGAGGATGCAACGCGGATTCTTGATGTGGCGTATCGGACTGGAACGCGTTTGTACGTGGGACACAATATGCGGCATATGGCGGTGGTTCGGGCTATGCGTGATGTGGTTACGAGCGGTGTGATTGGGGATATTAAGGCGATTTGGTGTCGCCATTTTGTTGGGAATGGGGGTGATTATTACTTTAAGGATTGGCATGCGGATAGGTCGAAGAGCAATTCGTTGTTGTTGCAAAAGGGCGCGCACGATATTGACGTTATGCATTGGCTGGGTGGCTCGTACACGAAAGTGGTTACGGCGATGGGACAGCAGTCGTTGTATTCGCAGATTGAAGACCGGGCGGATCGGAGTGACCAGCTGATGGGGGAGTTCTTTTCGTTAGAGAACTGGCCGCCTTTGAGTCAGAAGGGCCTCAACGAAATTGTTGATGTGGAGGACTTGTATATGGTGAACATGCGGTTTAACAATGACGTGCTGGCATCATATGTGCAGTGCCATTACACACCTGATTACTGGCGTAACTACACGGTGATTGGCACGGATGGGCGGTTGGAGAACTTCGGTGATTCAGACGGTGGTGTGGTGAAGGTTTGGACGCGTAGAACTACTTACTCTGCAAAAGCAGATTTGGAAATCCCGATTGTGGGCGACGAGCGGGGACACAATGATGCGGACAGAAAGAAAGTAGCTGAGTTCATTAATTTCATCCGTGGCCGTGCCTCTATTGACGCGAACCCAATCAACGCGTGGAACGCAGTCGCAGTAGGCGACTTAGCAACCCAATCACTACGCAACAACTCAGAACTAAAAACCGTACCCGAACTGCCTGAAAAACTCTTGCAGTACTACGCGAATAATCAAGCAATCTCGCCAATGAGATAA